Proteins encoded within one genomic window of Aspergillus nidulans FGSC A4 chromosome VII:
- a CDS encoding uncharacterized protein (submitted as non-partial;~transcript_id=CADANIAT00008876) has protein sequence LSDSAKACAVLKAVSHLQDFLATTILLSHFFFSDSFFMRRPFTMTMEEESVALLLQQLQELRTEMRTQKQQLQEENNSLRAELQAVRNSQLRNHPPVTTTVTSATPTPYERSYPRPRHPDVEPFTGEDPKDYPPFQMNLRTKFAIDAACYPTEEEQVYYAYSRLRGKASQRVLPWLLARQKSETPVLWAEFSAVLDKAFGDPDRQRKALVRVNTMKQGKRDFEEFLNEFDEELLNAGGINWDDNQ, from the exons cttagtgactcggccaaggcctgcgctgtcctgaaggcggtgagccacctacaagacttccttgcaacaacaatccttctttctcatttcttctttagcgattccttctt tatgaggagaccttttactatgacaatggaagaagaaagcgtcgcattgttgctacagcagctccaggagctccgtacagagatgcggactcagaaacaacagctccaagaagagaataacagcttacgggcggaactacaggccgtacggaactcgcaactgagaaaccatccaccagttaccactacagttacatccgcaacgcccaccccctacgaacgaagctatccccgtcctcgtcacccggatgtcgaaccctttactggagaagaccctaaggactaccctcctttccagatgaaccttcgtacgaagtttgcaatcgacgccgcctgctaccctacagaggaggaacaagtttactatgcctacagccgcctgagaggaaaagccagccagcgtgtactaccatggctcttggctcgccagaaatctgagactcccgtgctatgggcagaattctccgcggtactagacaaggcctttggtgaccctgaccgacagagaaaggctcttgtacgagtgaatacaatgaagcaagggaaacgtgactttgaagagttcttgaatgaatttgacgaagaacttcttaatgctggagggattaattgggatgataaccaga
- a CDS encoding uncharacterized protein (transcript_id=CADANIAT00008874): MSTKTKLADMLGFRSSLGAATLFLLVDITCEADGIFVPEDEPDLVRFVKAQHAKKTMLRPGGNGHGFGNLTTCVNKQQHPALHEHGLQVQNVGSEKVQNYIGAATTGTHGTGKQNQNLATQIMGLRVLGARGNVHLVNKQQNPDLPKAFCVSIGALGIITEVTLNAESLSYMKRTSKVIQASENITELYAQIAEIGAKYQQVNIIGPNLDWNADRQDLVLKPELTLVYWEDTSYGAVQNCSDFCANDCGLFCYRGFMGQFEHIVPIEHLADTGIDYLTHAKSQAERMRLYQDVDVDGESRTGYRSDDVTVITRDHPPYQGRQYLVLSAKHVRAASQRKRRLRGPQVLLDSLVQQLHHAVVSPGTGERVYPAVWGEV, translated from the exons ATGTCCACGAAGACCAAGTTGGCAGATATGCTTGGCTTTCGATCTTCCTTGGGCGCTGCTACGCTGTTTCTGCTA GTCGACATCACCTGCGAAGCCGATGGCATCTTTGTCCCGGAGGACGAGCCAGACCTCGTCCGCTTCGTCAAGGCCCAGCACGCCAAAAAGACCATGCTTAGGCCAGGTGGCAACGGCCACGGGTTCGGCAACCTCACGACCTGCGTCAAT aaacaacagcACCCGGCCCTGCACGAACACGGCCTGCAGGTGCAGAACGTCGGCAGCGAAAAGGTGCAGAACTACATTGGTGCTGCCACTACAGGCACGCACGGCACGGGcaagcagaaccagaaccTGGCTACCCAGATAATGGGCCTCCGTGTCCTTGGTGCCCGCGGCAATGTCCATCTCGTCAATAagcaacaaaaccccgacCTCCCAAAAGCCTTTTGCGTCTCGATCGGCGCCCTGGGCATTATCACTGAAGTCACCCTGAATGCCGAGTCCCTCTCATACATGAAACGCACCTCAAAAGTCATCCAGGCCTCCGAGAATATCACCGAGTTGTACGCCCAGATTGCCGAAATCGGCGCCAAATACCAGCAGGTCAATATTATTGGGCCCAATCTCGACTGGAATGCCGACAGACAGGACCTCGTGCTCAAGCCCGAACTCACCCTCGTCTACTGGGAAGACACCAGCTACGGCGCCGTCCAGAACTGCTCCGATTTCTGCGCCAATGACTGCGGCCTCT TCTGCTACCGCGGCTTCATGGGGCAGTTCGAGCACATTGTGCCCATCGAACACCTCGCCGACACGGGAATCGATTATCTCACCCACGCAAAGTCCCAGGCTGAACGTATGCGTCTGTACCAGgatgtcgacgtcgacgGCGAGTCCCGCACCGGATACCGCAGCGACGATGTCACGGTGATCACCCGTGATCACCCGCCTTATCAAGGGCGACAATACCTGGTTCTCTCCGCTAAACACGTACGGGCTGCCTCCCAACGCAAGCGGCGTCTTCGCGGCCCTCAAGTACTCCTGGATTCCCTCGTACAACAACTTCACCATGCAGTGGTTTCACCAGGAACTGGCGAGCGAGTTTATCCCGCTGTTTGGGGAGAAGTATGA
- a CDS encoding uncharacterized protein (transcript_id=CADANIAT00008875) gives MPTALKATSVGWLLISVGHVRQLGAKEWQSSPQFRALPANADTCARVGWYQGSAFFLVNALLNYNWSQAPEQLKNPINKIAAVIMAASMLGSSVGYFKGGVSKNGAVVAIMGLLQAYAALRDAQQPFRRAQSINNGPTALLAAYLGDAAAAVEHHGIDIYVFRLAIGGISYIRARPKHCDRPDALRARNL, from the exons ATGCCTACAGCCCTCAAAGCCACCAGCGTCGGCTGGCTGCTGATCTCCGTCGGACACGTG CGACAGCTCGGCGCCAAAGAATGGCAATCTTCCCCGCAATTCCGCGCCTTGCCGGCTAACGCCGACACCTGTGCCCGGGTCGGCTGGTACCAGGGGAGCGCCTTTTTCCTGGTGAACG CATTGCTCAACTACAACTGGTCCCAAGCTCCAGAGCAGCTCAAAAACCCAATCAACAAGATCGCTGCTGTCATCATGGCCGCTTCCATGCTGGGGAGCTCAGTGGGGTACTTCAAGGGTGGCGTCAGCAAGAATGGAGCTGTTGTCGCCATTATGGGGCTCTTGCAGGCTTATGCTGCTTTGAGGGA TGCTCAGCAACCTTTCCGAAGGGCGCAATCTATCAATAATG GTCCAACTGCGTTATTAGCAGCGTACCTCGGtgatgctgccgctgcagtcGAGCATCATGGTATTGATATTTATGTTTTCAGGCTCGCTATCGGTGGTATTTCTTATATTAGAGCTCGTCCCAAGCACTGTGACCGGCCGGATGCACTGAGAGCAAGAAATTTATGA